The following DNA comes from Thermococcus piezophilus.
ATAGCGAAGATACCTGCTGAAGAGAGGGATAGTCAGTCCGAGAGCTTCCCAGAGCCTCGATTCGTGGGAGAAGGATATGCTGTGGGTCGTCAGCAGGGTCGCCTTCCCCAGGGTTCTGCCGGCTTTAACAGCCTTGAGCGCAAGAGGCGTAAAGGCGTGGTGGGAGTGCACGACATCGTAATCCTCCAAAAATTCGCCCAGCTCTTCGCTTGATGCAAGGGAGTAGCTCATGTTAATCCCAAGTATAGGGCTTATCCTCCCCGGAACCTTCACGAGCTCGATGCCGAGGCTTTCGAGTTCCTCCTCCTTCCCGGTCTCAAGGTCGTTGGTAACAATGGCCACTTCATGACCGCGCTCTCTGAGGTGGATTGCAAGGTGGTGCATGTGGCTGGCGACGCCGCCGACCTTAGGGTAGTACCAGTCACTGACGAGGGCGATCCTCATTCACACCACCGCTCCGAGCAAGTGGGTAATGAGCAGTGCGACGATTCCAGCGTCCATCAGCCGGTAGTTGCCCCTGATGCTATAGACAGCCACTCCAAGCGCCCCCAGAGCGAAGTTGAAGGAAGCGAGCAGAAGCACTAGTGAGAGACCCGAGAAGACTACCACGAGGGTCTCTGAGGCTTCCCTACCGAGGACTATTGGCGTGGTTTTCAAGCCTGCCCTGAGGTCGCTCTCGTAATCCCCAAGGTGGTTTCTCAGCTCTAAGGCAAAGGAGTAAAGGAGCACCGCGACGGCTATGGTTATCTCCCCCCGCGTGAGGATACCATCGAAGTAAGCCCCGTAAAGGAAGGGCAGCACCCCAAAAAATATTCCGTGGGAGAGCACGTCGATTATCGGACGGGCCTTGAGCCTCGGCGGGGCTGAGTAAACCGTTGCAAGGGCAACCATAGCCAAATATATCGCGAACTCACCCAATCCAAGGGAGTATGAGAGCAGGATTCCCGGAAGGATTATCGAGAGGGACGAAATCACCCCGGCGCGGAAGCTCAGCTCTCCGCTAGCCACAGGGTTCTTGTGCCTCTTTGCTGGATTGAGGGAATCCGTATCGGCGTCGAAACAGTTGTTTATCGCGAAGGCATAGGCAACATAGAGGACGAGCGAAACCACCAATATGAGGGCATCATAAACATCGGGGCAATCTGGAAAGCTCATGGCCACACCAAGGAGGCCTATCCCAAAGAAGGCCCTACCGTCGAGTACTCGGGTGTTCTTAAGTATCACTCGAAACATGCGTGAATCACCTCCAAAAATTCCAAAGTTTAAGGGAGAGAGTTAGGCCCTCCTCTCGAGGAGCTCCCTCACGTACCTGGGCATCTGGAAAAGGGTCTCGTGCCTCTCTGGGTCGTAGTAGTAGAGGCCAAGCCCTTTGGCCCTCTCCAAATCTACCTTTCCGAAGTCAATATCACCTTTGACTCCAACGAGGAAGCTCCAGGGCGAGGCGTAGCCTATCACCGGGAAGCTGAAGTAGTGTACCTCGTCGAAGACGTTCTTCATGCTTTGGTATGCGTCGAGCAGCTCGTTGGTGAAGAGGTAGACGCTGCCCGACTGGGTGATGTACAGACCGTTATCGTTGAGCGTCTCGTAGGCGCTCCTGAAGAATCCCTCGCTGAAGAGCATCTTTGCCGGTCCAACGGGATCCGTTGAGTCAACAATGATGACGTCAAACTTCTCATCCGTGTTTTTGAGGTACTCAACGCCGTCGCCGACTATAACTTCTGCCCTCGGGTCCTCGAAGGCGCCCCTCGCGACGTTCATGTAGATCTTGGAGACCTCTATGACCATCTCGTCTATCTCGACCATGATGGCTTTTTCCACAGTCTTGTGCCTCAGCACTTCTCTCAGCGTTCCTCCGTCGCCACCACCTATGATGAGCACCCTTCTCGGGTTCGGGTGAGCGAGCATGACGGGGTGAACGAGGGGCTCGTGGTAGCTCTCTTCACCGATCTCGACCAGCTGAACAGTCCCATCGAGGACGAGGAGCTTGCCAAAGCCTTCGGTCTCGTAAAGTTCGAGTCTTTGATACTTTGTCTGAGTCTCAAACAAGCGCTCCTTAACCTTGAAACCCACCCCGTAGCCGCGGGGGTACCATTCAATGAAAGCGTTCTCCCTCTCGTTGAATCCCATAAATTCCCACCCCTAAAAGCTGAAGAAGAGAAAGGGCTTAAAAACTAAACCCTCAGTAGGGGAACATAACCACAGCCGCTATGGCCGCAGCGGGCTTGTCCCTGACAGTTATCGAAGCGGAGGCAACCTTAAACTCCCTCAGTTTCCAGCCTCTGACTCTGAAACCCTCTTCGACCATCTTTCTGACCATTTCTTCCGCTTCTTCCTTGGTGCAGTAGCCGCTGTACTCGTAGATGAGTCCTCCACCGTTGCCCTCACTTATTCCGATGCCGAGAGCAGCGCTGATGGTCATTCCTGGCTCGTCGCTCTCGATGTGTGCATAAACCGTCGGGAGGAGCATTCCTACTGGGACATCATGGAGCTCCTCTATCCATTCTATGTGCGCTGGTATGACGCTGCTGAGCTTGACGAGGTTGACGTTGCTATACCAAGCTTAAGGAGCGCGTTGTCAAATGCATTAAGCTTGGTACCGCCCTCTGCCGCGGCGGCTCCTATGAAAGCCCTCTTAGGAGTTGTCCAACTCATTTCAACTTCCTCCTTTTTTCTCACAGGGTAAACGGTTATACGTTAAAGCAAGGGTTCGCTTACTCGCTAATTTGTGGGGCACTTAAAAACGTTTCGCTACATTGGAAAGAACGTCGAAGAGCCTTTTTTCAGTTAAAAGCCCCATCAAAAAAAGATTGAATGGTTCAATAGGCCGTTTCCGCAAGCCTTATCCAGTAGTGATTCACAGCCCGGCCCAGCGTAGCTGAGGCAACTATTCCTAAGATGCAGGCGAGTGAGGCCATGGCGTACATGTGTTCGCTGAGGACGCCCGAGACGTAGCCTATCTCACCGACGAGCAGGCCTAAAACTCCAAAGCTCGCTATTCCTGCTCCCCTAACCAGAGAAGTTGGGACATCCCTGTGCCTAACCACAGCCGCTGAGAGGAGAAGCCTAATAAAGTAAACCACGAGGAAGAACTCCAGCACGGTAAGGGAAAGCTCCGTCTCGAAGTTCAGTCCCCTCCATGCGAAGAATATCGGGGCAAAGATGCCGTAGGTGACACCGCTGACTATGGTGATGAGCCTGTCGTACTGCTTAGTTCCCACGAGGTCGCTGTGCATCATTAGGCCAGCAAGGAAGCCACCTATGCTGAAGTGCATGCCTATCTCTTCGCTGACGAAAGCCAGGGAAGTCGAAAACACCATGAAGAGGCCAAAAACGGCCTCGTCGCTCTTGAGCCTCCTCAATGTCATCGTAATCCAGACCTTGTGCTGTATGCCTATGATGTAGTTGAGGTACATGATGCCCCCTATGAAGATGGCATCCTTGAGGATGCTCGTGATTATCGGCGTGTAATCGCCAGGGGTCTCGTGTATCCTCACCATCATGTAGACTATGAAGAGGCTCATGACCTCGCTTATGACCGCGTAGGAGAGGGCAACATGGAGGAAGTCGTCGCCGAAGAACCTTTTCAGCCTAAGCACTATCGGAGCAGACGCCGTCGATAGTATTGCCGCAACTATGATGTTGTCCGAGCTGACCGCCCAGCCCGTGAAGGGCAGCGTGACGAGGAACATCGCGGCGTAGGTGATTGCATACAGGGGCAGTGTCTTTTTACCTGCGTAGTGGAGCTCCTCAGGCGTAACTTCGAGGCCAGCGGAAATCATGAGGAAGAACAGGCCGAGCTCAGCTAAAAGAACCATCTCTCCCCTTGGCATGTCGATTAAAACTGCACTCAGTATCATGCCCGCGGTTATCTCACCCAAAAAGCTAGGGTAGCCCAGTCTCTCAAAGCATTCTGCTAAGAGTCTTGCAAAGGCTATGATTATGAAAACGTAGCCTATGATTTGCATGTTGAAATCCTACAGCGAGCAAGTTAATAATCTTTCTGCTGGGCAAGGTTTTTATCGGTGGAAGGAGAGCTTAGACTATGAGGCACTACGAGATAGTCAGGGTAAGGGAGAAAGGAAAAGTTGAAATACCCCCAGACTACGCCTATGAGCTCGGCCTCGTGGAGGGGGCTTACTTTCTCCTCGAGATAGACACAGACCTTAATGAGGTTCACATGGAGAGAATAGCCCTGCCCGGAAAGAAGCTCGTGGAGGTCGAGCTGATTGTTGAAGACAAGCCCGGTGTTCTAGCCAAGATAAGTGGCCTTTTTGGAAAGCACAGGGCGAACATACTCTTCAGTGAGACAGAGGAGCTGGAGGGCATAGAACTTGGAGGAATAGTGGCAGTAATAGATGTGAGCGAAATGATAGGCACCATTGAGGAGATGAGAAGAGAGTTAGAAGCTCTTAGGGAAGTAAAGGAAGTGACCCTACGCCCCCTGCAGTAGGACTACCGCCAGGACGGCCAAGACAAAGAGGGCAACGAGGACGTTTATCTCCTCCCCAACTTCCTTGGGGCGAACGTTAATCCCATTTTTAAAAACGCCGAGGGACTTGAGAAGGACGAACAGTGCCAGAGCAGATGCCAGATAGAGGGCATCCATAAGGTCAATCCAGGAGCCGAGGTAGAGACCCATGCCAAGGGTAACGAGGGCAAGCGACATGGAAACGACTTTCCAGACGGTTTTGACGTCTTCCGAACTGGCCCTGGAGAGAGAGTAGTTGAGCTTCGTGAACGAAAGGAGAGTGCCAATGCCCCCGAGATAAACCGCGTACTTCCAAGTCCCGCTAAGCTCGGAGGAAATAAGACCCTTGGCGTAGGAACCCACGAACGGTGAAATTCCGCCGATGGCAAGGCTGAGCATTATCGTTGAGAGCGCCATGATTGGAGCAGTCCGATAGCCGAACTTTCCAAGCTCCCTCGTCCTCCTCGCCAGTCCCCCGACGCTCAGGAAAAGGCCGCCCTTGAAGAGTGAGTGGGCGAGGGCGTAGTAAGCGGCACCAACGAAGTTGAGGCTCGCTATCCCAAGCAGAACGTAGCCCATTTGTCCAACGCTTGAGTATGCGAGCAGCCTCTTTGCGTCCCTCTGGATGAGTGCCATGCCTATGCCAAAGAAGATAGAAGCGACGGCAACGCCCATCGCGGCAATCCTCAACGTCCGGCCAATGGGAAGGGCAGAGAAGACCAGTATAAGACCGTAGGCAGGAGCCTTAATGACCGCTCCAGACAGAATAGCACTCACCGGCGTTGGCGCGCTCGAGTGGGCGTCCGGCAGCCAGGAGTGGAGGGGGAATATGCCCGCCTTCAGCAGGAGGGAAGCAATGACTATTCCCACCGCCGCGTTCAGTTCCCTCGACGGGAGAGCATTAGCTGAGATGAGGGCGAGGTTCAGGTAGCCTGTCTCCATGTAGATCACACCTATGGCAAAGATAAAAAGGTAAGATGCCAGCAGGGAAAGGATGAGATACTTAAAGGCCGCTCTTCTGGAGTTGGGGTCGTCGGAGAATGTTATGAGCGCGAAGGCAGATACCGAAGCTATCTCCATATAGATGTAAAAGTTGAAGAGGTCCTTCGCTATGAAAGCGCCGAGCAGTCCGGCGTGAAGCAGGAGTAGAAGCGCCAGGGCCTTTGGGGTCTTCTTCCTGAAGTCGAAGTAGGAAAGTGCGTATGGAACAGTAAAGCCGAAAAGGATGAGTTCTCCGACGATGAATGGCAGGTTCACCTCGTTTATTCCGACCTCTATCCCGCTCACCCTGTTCCACCCGCCGACGACTTCACTCGCCGGGATGCCTCGGAGGAGCACACCAGCGGGAAGCAGGGCGCCAAGGAGGAAGACAACCTTTATTAGGAGTTTTCTTACGCCCAAGGTGTCCATCAGGATGATCAGGAAGGCAAAGAGCAATGGAAGGGCGACCATCAGGGAAACCACTGGTTTTCCCTCCTCATGCGCATTATCATCGCGAGGGCGAGGGAGGTTATCGCCACATCAACGACGAGGGTAGTCAGCATCAGCGTCGCTGGGAGGGGGTCAACAGGCTCAGTGGGCATTATGGGGACGTCTTTCCCCGGAGAATAAGCTAGGCCGACGAAGAAGAGAACTAAGCCGAGCGACGCGACGTTCACGGAGAGGACTAACTTCACCGGGTTTCTCTTTGTCATCAGGCCGTAGATTCCAACTAGCATTATGATTACCCCAGTTTGCTCCGGGCTAATCACTTTCCACCCACCTCAGCAGTATGTAAAAGACGAATGTGAAGGCCGCCCCAACCTCCAGGCCAACAGCGATGTTGAAGGGGACTATTATGCCGCCCTCGGAGGGCAGGAAGTTCGCGTAGAAGGCTCCGAAGGCAAGACCTACCAAACCAAGGAGCACGAGAAAGGCCCCGGCGGAGCTCTCTATCAGGCTCGCCCAGTTGAACTTGAACTTTTTGCGAACCTGTTTGTAGCCATGAGAGGTAATGAGCAATATCACAGCAACCGCCAGGATGACGCCTCCTTGGAATCCTCCCCCAGGGCTCAAGTAACCATAGAACATGAGATATGCTGCATAGGTGACGAGAAATGGACTCACGAGCTTTGTGGTTGTTCTAACCACGATGCTCATCTTCACTTCTTCTTCCCCCCGAGGAGCAGGTAGAATCCTACGACCGCCGTGAACAGCAGGCTCGCCTCGCCGAGGCTGTCGTAGACCCTCCAGCCAGCGAGTATGGCCGAGACTAAGTTCGGAACCCCTATCTCGCCCCAGTTCTGGACGTAGTAGGCGTAGCTTCCACTAACCTCGTGGGAGTAGTCAAGGCTGAGTAGGACGATGCCAAGGGCGAGAGTTATAACCACCCCAGCCTTCTTCACCTCGTCACCTCCTCGATGGTGAACAGGAATATACCAATAACTACCGCGCCGACCACTATGGCAGAGAGTGCGACGTCTGGGGCTTTGAGCTCGAAGAGGACCAGTATGAAGAGCAAACTTAGGAGGGAGTACTTAACGACAGCACTAACCAGCTCATTCTCCTCTACCACCGCAACAGCGAGGATTATCATGGCTATGAACACAACATCAAGGATTGTCCCAAGCATACATGTCCACCACTACTTTCGGCTTAACCCCGTACTTGTATGCCCCGCGCGCTATGGCGTGCGAGACCATCGGGTTTATCATTGCTATAAGGAAGGCCAGCACGAGGAACTTGAGCTTGACTAGGGCTGGAGCTTCCATCATGAGGACGAGAGCTAAAATTATGCCCATCGCTCCGCCCGTATCGCACTTGGTAGCCGCGTGGAGGCGTGTGTAAACATCTGGAAATCGGAGTATCCCGAGCGCCCCGAAGAGCATGACGGCCCCGCCGAAGATGAGAAGAGCCGCCTCAATCATTGCCCCTCCTCTCCATGTATTTTGCCAGTATCAAACCCCCAACCGCGTTCACCATGAGCAGGACTATGGCGAGATCTATGAGGTAGTACTCCTGCTGGAGCACGGATAAGACGGCTATTATCACCACCACCTTGGTCGTTATGGCGTTGAGGCCCACTATTCTGTCCGGAAGGGTTGGTCCCCTAACCACGCGATAGATTATCAGCATCGCCGTGAAGACGAGCAGGTAGAAAGCGCTCACCAGAAGACCCTCTTGAGCCATTCCTCGATGTCCCCCTTTATTTTCTCCCCAGCCTTCTCGCGGTTGAGCGTTTTGAGGTCTATCCAGTGGACGTAGAGATAGGTCTCACCGAGCTTCTTGCGTACATCCAGCGTTAGCGTCCCCGGAGTTAAGGTTATGGAGTTGGCAAGTATTGTAACGCCGGTGTCAGAGTGCAGGTCGGTCTTTATCTTGACTATGCCCGGATTGATGTCCATAAAGATTACATTCTTGGCGACTTTGAGGTTGCTCTCCACGAGCCTGAAGGCCATTATCACGATGTACTGCGGCAGGTAAAGGAAAGCGAAATAGAGGAGTTTTTCAAGGATGTGCCCTGTCTTTCGTATATCCTCAGTTAGCATATCCCGCATAAAGGAGGCCATTATAAGAGTCATCGCCGCGCCCACCGCGAGGTTCTCCAGCCTGAGGCTCGATGAGATTACAATCCAGAAAGCGAACAGAACCGCCCAGGTTAGGACTACCCTCTCCCAGACAGGAAGCTTCGACGCCTCAAACCTCTCGTGGAGAATCCTCTGGCGCAGGCTCTCCAGCCTCTCCTTGAGGTAGAAGGTGACGCGGCTCATGGTGTAGACTACGGCGCGGAGGGTTATAACGGTTTTGCAGACGCCAAGATTTTCCGGGAAGCTATCGGCCATCAGGTGGTTTCACCATGGAAAGGTTTAAATCTCCCGCCGTTTCAGAGAGATTTGGTGGTGCTCATGATTGAGGCTGGGGAATACAAGGTCAAGGAGGGCCTTTACTACACGAAGGACCACGAGTGGTCCAGGTTCTTGATGATGGAACGGTTCTCGTTGGAATAAGCGATTATGCCCAGAAGGAGCTCGGTGACCTGGCCTACGTCGAGCTTCCGGAGATTGGGACGGAGGTAAGTCAGGGCGACGTCCTCTGCGAGCTGGAGAGCGTTAAGGCTGTCTCAGAAGTTTACGCTCCCGTCAGCGGCGAAGTGATTGAGGTCAATGATGAGCTTGAAGACAGCCCCGAGGTTCTCAACGAAGACCCCTACGAGAACTGGATAGCCAAGCTCAAGCCGAGCAACCTTGAGGAAGAGCTCAATGAGCTCATGGATGCGGAAGCTTATGCCAAATACCTTGAGAGCCTCTAAGCCTTTCTTTCCTTTCAGAAAGCTTAAGTATTTTTGGGCCCTTCTTCTATCGGTGATTCCCATGAAGGTTCTAAAGGAGTGGGATGTTAAGGTTAAGCTTGTAAAGACCAAGCGCGGGGCTATTCTGCACATGATAGAGCTCGAACCTGGGCACTTCTATCTCGAGCAGAACCCACTAAAGGATTCTAAATACGGCGTCGCCTACAGGAAGATTAAGGAGAACTTCCCCGAGTTTTACATGTTCTGGGAGATAAAGAACAACCGCTACACGGGCAAGCTCCTCGCTGGGGCGTTCCTTGAGAAGAAGGAGATTGACGACTTCATAACCCTCGTCGCCAGGAGCGAGGACTTCAAGAAGTTCGAGGAGATTTTCGAGGAAATCGAGGATATGGAAGAGTGAGCTCAGGTTTGACCATCATCATCTTTTTCTCAGATACCCTAGAGGTCTTCATCGCTCACTTTTATCCTTGCTAGTTGTCCATTATTTCCAAAACATAGCTTTTATCAGTTTCGTTCTTTTTAGATATCATGGTCGTTTTTGTCGCCAGGGAGTACTCCCATGCCGTCCATCAACAACCGCAACCTTTTTCTCTTTTTTAAAACCTCGGCGATATCTGCCTTCGTTTCGAGATCTCAATGCGGAGGTTCTCTGCCCTCTGCGGATCGTTCTCCCTCCGTATTTCCTCAACGAGGGCTTCGCAGGATTCCGGAGAAGGTCGCTCCCCTGTTCATCTCACCGCTCTATAGGGCCGCACCTAGTAATATATATCAATGGAGCATAGCTTCACGGAGCTGATGATGTTGTCCAGCACGGACACAACCTCGTGCTCATTTATACCTTTACTAATGGTAACAATGTAGAAAAAACTTTAAGACTCTGCGGCATCACTGGCACAGGTAAGGTTATAAGACGAAACACGAACAATTATGTAGTGTCGCAGCCGTGGTTTGGGGGAACTCATAGGTCTCGTCAGTGCGGTCGTAGAGGACAAGAGGAAACTCACAACCTCGCTTAAACTGATCCAGATAGTTTCTCTCTATTTCACGGCCGTCACCGGGGTTGCGGCTTTTGTCCTATGGCCATCTAACACATATATCCGCTTTATCCTCTCCGTAGCGATCCTGGTAGAGTATGTATGTGTCCGGAGAATTCTATCACGGAGGGCAGCCGATATAACACAGGACGAGGAAGAGGGCTTCGAGAAATTCCTCGATAAGGCTTTCGAGCTGGTGAGCGCCGCAATTAGGAACTATGAGAAGCTCGAAGATGTATTCTATGAAAAGTTCCCCGAAGTTGCTTCAAAGATGTCTCTTACTGTGTGGGTGGACAATCTGCTGGGGGAGTTTGAAAAGTGGGTTGTTCCCACATTTATCCTTTGCAGAGCGATTTACGGCATTCTTTTGTTGTGGTGGGCTGATACGCTCGTTTATGTGGAACCGAACATCGAGAATGTAGGCGCCGGCTTTCTCATATATGTGGTCTCAACGACCACAACCTCGGTATTGAAGCTCGATATCGAGAATAGCATTTCAATAATACGGAAATGGACCAAGGATAGTAAAAAGAAGTAACGAATGGACGGGTTGGATAAAACTCAAATTGGCTAGGGCATACCTGGGACTTTCCGCCGTTTTCTTCCTCGCTCCATACTCACTTCTCAATTTCGTTCTCGGGGACTTCGCTAACCCAAAGTTGGGGAGCGGCGAGTTTCTCCTCAGCTATAAGTCCTCCAAAGAGAAATATACCCCCTAATGTGTGGAATCGGAAGCACTCGAGTTTCTGAGAAAAATCGTGGAGAAATACAAAGTGAGGGCGCTCTTCGACCCGGAGAAAAAGATCGGGGCTTACTGGAATATTATAGACAAAATCGACTATATGTTCGAGAGTCCAGTGGCAACGGACATAGGGAAGTTCTGGAACAGCTACTTCCTCATCGACCGCAAAGGCCAGCGGTTCTCATTAATCCAGATTGTTCTGGAGCA
Coding sequences within:
- a CDS encoding UbiA prenyltransferase family protein codes for the protein MFRVILKNTRVLDGRAFFGIGLLGVAMSFPDCPDVYDALILVVSLVLYVAYAFAINNCFDADTDSLNPAKRHKNPVASGELSFRAGVISSLSIILPGILLSYSLGLGEFAIYLAMVALATVYSAPPRLKARPIIDVLSHGIFFGVLPFLYGAYFDGILTRGEITIAVAVLLYSFALELRNHLGDYESDLRAGLKTTPIVLGREASETLVVVFSGLSLVLLLASFNFALGALGVAVYSIRGNYRLMDAGIVALLITHLLGAVV
- the speE gene encoding polyamine aminopropyltransferase, with translation MGFNERENAFIEWYPRGYGVGFKVKERLFETQTKYQRLELYETEGFGKLLVLDGTVQLVEIGEESYHEPLVHPVMLAHPNPRRVLIIGGGDGGTLREVLRHKTVEKAIMVEIDEMVIEVSKIYMNVARGAFEDPRAEVIVGDGVEYLKNTDEKFDVIIVDSTDPVGPAKMLFSEGFFRSAYETLNDNGLYITQSGSVYLFTNELLDAYQSMKNVFDEVHYFSFPVIGYASPWSFLVGVKGDIDFGKVDLERAKGLGLYYYDPERHETLFQMPRYVRELLERRA
- a CDS encoding cation:proton antiporter, which produces MQIIGYVFIIIAFARLLAECFERLGYPSFLGEITAGMILSAVLIDMPRGEMVLLAELGLFFLMISAGLEVTPEELHYAGKKTLPLYAITYAAMFLVTLPFTGWAVSSDNIIVAAILSTASAPIVLRLKRFFGDDFLHVALSYAVISEVMSLFIVYMMVRIHETPGDYTPIITSILKDAIFIGGIMYLNYIIGIQHKVWITMTLRRLKSDEAVFGLFMVFSTSLAFVSEEIGMHFSIGGFLAGLMMHSDLVGTKQYDRLITIVSGVTYGIFAPIFFAWRGLNFETELSLTVLEFFLVVYFIRLLLSAAVVRHRDVPTSLVRGAGIASFGVLGLLVGEIGYVSGVLSEHMYAMASLACILGIVASATLGRAVNHYWIRLAETAY
- a CDS encoding ACT domain-containing protein, translating into MRHYEIVRVREKGKVEIPPDYAYELGLVEGAYFLLEIDTDLNEVHMERIALPGKKLVEVELIVEDKPGVLAKISGLFGKHRANILFSETEELEGIELGGIVAVIDVSEMIGTIEEMRRELEALREVKEVTLRPLQ
- a CDS encoding proton-conducting transporter membrane subunit, with amino-acid sequence MVALPLLFAFLIILMDTLGVRKLLIKVVFLLGALLPAGVLLRGIPASEVVGGWNRVSGIEVGINEVNLPFIVGELILFGFTVPYALSYFDFRKKTPKALALLLLLHAGLLGAFIAKDLFNFYIYMEIASVSAFALITFSDDPNSRRAAFKYLILSLLASYLFIFAIGVIYMETGYLNLALISANALPSRELNAAVGIVIASLLLKAGIFPLHSWLPDAHSSAPTPVSAILSGAVIKAPAYGLILVFSALPIGRTLRIAAMGVAVASIFFGIGMALIQRDAKRLLAYSSVGQMGYVLLGIASLNFVGAAYYALAHSLFKGGLFLSVGGLARRTRELGKFGYRTAPIMALSTIMLSLAIGGISPFVGSYAKGLISSELSGTWKYAVYLGGIGTLLSFTKLNYSLSRASSEDVKTVWKVVSMSLALVTLGMGLYLGSWIDLMDALYLASALALFVLLKSLGVFKNGINVRPKEVGEEINVLVALFVLAVLAVVLLQGA
- a CDS encoding cation:proton antiporter subunit C; this encodes MISPEQTGVIIMLVGIYGLMTKRNPVKLVLSVNVASLGLVLFFVGLAYSPGKDVPIMPTEPVDPLPATLMLTTLVVDVAITSLALAMIMRMRRENQWFP
- a CDS encoding Na(+)/H(+) antiporter subunit B produces the protein MKMSIVVRTTTKLVSPFLVTYAAYLMFYGYLSPGGGFQGGVILAVAVILLITSHGYKQVRKKFKFNWASLIESSAGAFLVLLGLVGLAFGAFYANFLPSEGGIIVPFNIAVGLEVGAAFTFVFYILLRWVESD
- a CDS encoding hydrogenase subunit MbhD domain-containing protein gives rise to the protein MLGTILDVVFIAMIILAVAVVEENELVSAVVKYSLLSLLFILVLFELKAPDVALSAIVVGAVVIGIFLFTIEEVTR
- the mnhG gene encoding monovalent cation/H(+) antiporter subunit G: MIEAALLIFGGAVMLFGALGILRFPDVYTRLHAATKCDTGGAMGIILALVLMMEAPALVKLKFLVLAFLIAMINPMVSHAIARGAYKYGVKPKVVVDMYAWDNP
- a CDS encoding monovalent cation/H+ antiporter complex subunit F, giving the protein MAQEGLLVSAFYLLVFTAMLIIYRVVRGPTLPDRIVGLNAITTKVVVIIAVLSVLQQEYYLIDLAIVLLMVNAVGGLILAKYMERRGND
- a CDS encoding Na+/H+ antiporter subunit E codes for the protein MSRVTFYLKERLESLRQRILHERFEASKLPVWERVVLTWAVLFAFWIVISSSLRLENLAVGAAMTLIMASFMRDMLTEDIRKTGHILEKLLYFAFLYLPQYIVIMAFRLVESNLKVAKNVIFMDINPGIVKIKTDLHSDTGVTILANSITLTPGTLTLDVRKKLGETYLYVHWIDLKTLNREKAGEKIKGDIEEWLKRVFW
- a CDS encoding DUF7132 family protein, translating into MKVLKEWDVKVKLVKTKRGAILHMIELEPGHFYLEQNPLKDSKYGVAYRKIKENFPEFYMFWEIKNNRYTGKLLAGAFLEKKEIDDFITLVARSEDFKKFEEIFEEIEDMEE